The region GGttagttttaattatatttgtatGACATATCATGACCACCTACCTTCCTGGACTGTGAAATGAGTCTAAATGGGCCTCAAGCACCTGAAATGAGACCTTATTACCtactgtttatatctcacatacAATAAATTTCcaaattcaaattctgtcatACCGATGCTGGGCTGTAGTTTCCCCTTGTAGTTATCTTTTCAGAGTCTACTGACAGGGGCTTAAGGTCATCAAGAGGAGTGCCAGCCAGAATCAGTCTCCTCCTCTCATGGTAATCTTTCTGTAGTGTATTCAGAGTTTCTGCTATGCTGTCCGGCAGTGCCTCAGTGCTGAGGTACATACAAATAGCTTACCTCAAAGTTAGGATAGAATACCTCAATAGAAAATTGAGTTTGAATTCTTGTAATACAAATTCTTTCTTTGAGTAATATCTTACCCCTGATGAGCACTTTCACCTAGTGGGGAAGTGAAGTAGCGTCTCCAGCAGTGCTGTTGGCACATGACAAACTGGAGAGCGAGAAGACGCAGCTCTGCTCTTCTCACTCGCTGGGCACAGTCACACCCACAGACTCTCCCGCAGTGGTCACCACCAGGACTAGGGCTGAGAAGacacattaaaaacttgacatgatttttcttgaaattttaaaatctgttgctgcttcaataaataaataaataaaaattttttgATGCAGTACATGGACAAAGACTGGAGCACTGTTTCACAAAGCTAATAACTGTAACAAAGTTGTCTTCCTCAAGGGGGCGCTTGAAGTCTCAGAAAGCCAAATCCCCAGGATGTTTAATGTCTTGCTGGAGACATTTTTACACAAAGTATAACCTTACTAATTTGTTCATTTCAAGGACTTGTGCCTTATGTACAAATGGAAATCCTATAAAGCAATCACTATAATctccaattaaaaaaaaaaaaaagtaacattcaTCACATGACAAAGCTCTTATGCTCTTATGCAGCTTGCTACAATAGTTTGGACaacattttacacttttacaaTAATGACACTGAGAAACACTGATAGCCACTGAATTAAAAATATACTGTGAAAAGTTAAAATCAAAAGAATTATTTAAACACTGATCAACACAGATTATAAATtctctttatgaagtttttgaagcaaaGTTTTGGTGGAATGGACTTTCAATGgtgggacagaaatctctcaggatTTATTAAGAtctttcagaaaaagaacaaaagtcttatgggtttgggacaacatgaaaatgttcatttttgagtgaactaagcACATTACCTTGCCTTTCTACTCCTTAGCTGTTTCAGCTCATTCTCCGTCTCCTTAAGTTTTATGAATTCCTAGGAGTAAATGATCAGCACATTATTCACAGCTCATTTGAAAAGATCACATCTCCAACCGTTCCATTAggcaaacaaatatatattaccTCTGTGAGGATATCCAAGTCAGACATGCAGACTTCAGTAATAGTGTTCTTTTCAGATGTGGCCATTTGTACAGTTTGTGTATCTTTCTCATGGCTGACAGCTAGCAAGTCAGTGTCAGTGGCAATGTTTTTCACCTGGAAGATCTGACCGACCTCCGTTGCACATGTTGAGGTGAAACAGGCTCTGAAATCACCACAGGCATCTATTATTTGGTCCACAGAAACTGAAGCACCACATTTGGAAGATACCACATTGATCTGTTCTATCTGTTGCTCATATCTTGAGTCTTGCTTCTTTTGCAGGTCTTCACAACGGTCTCCTGACTCATCAGCAAGCTCAAAGGAATTGCTGAGACAAGAGAAACAATCAGTAGAGTTTGCAGAAGTGGCATTGGCCATGGAGGCATCTGACGGTTCATCTGACAGTTCTGTACTGCCTTTGGTGGCCATGATTGAATCATTGTAGCCTGCCTCCGTACTTTGGCTGCCATCACTCCATACGGTGTGGTCTAAGCTGGTGCTACTGAAACTGTAGTATTCTGGCATCACTTCCTGATCCAGTTTGTGGTCATCTGCTTTTTCCATTTGATGATCTGCTTTTTCCATTTGATCATACAGTAGGTCTTGGTCATTTTGAATATAGTCATTCCTCTGAACCCGACTCTGCTTATCCAGCTCCATATCAAGGGAGAAGCTTGCCTGGGCTGTTGTGTCTTGGAAGTGTTTGGCATCTTCCCTCTTCTCTACTTCCTCCCACAGCCGAGACAGGCACTGGGCATGGGGACACATTCCTTTACTGTACGAAGGAGGATGTGCATCAGGGCTCCTTTCATCATACCTCTGTCTGGGTCTAGTGTTTAGGGTACTCTGCATGCAACCTGAATTAATATTTTGCTTTGTGACGTCACTTTTGGCAGTTAAGACATTCA is a window of Megalobrama amblycephala isolate DHTTF-2021 linkage group LG6, ASM1881202v1, whole genome shotgun sequence DNA encoding:
- the rbm44 gene encoding RNA-binding protein 44 isoform X11, with protein sequence MWFPPPVVDVFGALSSITCEDRYAMWLVFPLYGTAGFHSDPLYANDERKFLLMRSLFELVLANDYLELIDPKLLGWFQCLTAEDKTLIQQEGGYLQFLKKHPALEVTRKYVYVKQNVRRNCVPPPTTMSSNSSRYPKFYGASQCQNCRTSCPFGSKKCSRCGVHIAISEDKVCVSENEKQLELLPNSVKEELNVLTAKSDVTKQNINSGCMQSTLNTRPRQRYDERSPDAHPPSYSKGMCPHAQCLSRLWEEVEKREDAKHFQDTTAQASFSLDMELDKQSRVQRNDYIQNDQDLLYDQMEKADHQMEKADDHKLDQEVMPEYYSFSSTSLDHTVWSDGSQSTEAGYNDSIMATKGSTELSDEPSDASMANATSANSTDCFSCLSNSFELADESGDRCEDLQKKQDSRYEQQIEQINVVSSKCGASVSVDQIIDACGDFRACFTSTCATEVGQIFQVKNIATDTDLLAVSHEKDTQTVQMATSEKNTITEVCMSDLDILTEEFIKLKETENELKQLRSRKASPSPGGDHCGRVCGCDCAQRVRRAELRLLALQFVMCQQHCWRRYFTSPLGESAHQGTEALPDSIAETLNTLQKDYHERRRLILAGTPLDDLKPLSVDSEKITTRGNYSPASVLEAHLDSFHSPGSTIAHGDRVDEESKEMSAPNTEVCQDTESAPDAAKGNGNKSNKEVFSHKNHGASTETTPDAMVGAIKDPNASEAWFDAEEELGSPNQDGKMEKQNEKRESKKVFMYFFTGTDESKESSLLCITCLPLNVTEHEVLLWFEKYNATNVCISTFSNNMRKNRVIYT
- the rbm44 gene encoding RNA-binding protein 44 isoform X12 produces the protein MWFPPPVVDVFGALSSITCEDRYAMWLVFPLYGTAGFHSDPLYANDERKFLLMRSLFELVLANDYLELIDPKLLGWFQCLTAEDKTLIQQEGGYLQFLKKHPALEVTRKYVYVKQNVRRNCVPPPTTMSSNSSRYPKFYGASQCQNCRTSCPFGSKKCSRCGVHIAISEDKVCVSENEKQLELLPNSVKEELNVLTAKSDVTKQNINSGCMQSTLNTRPRQRYDERSPDAHPPSYSKGMCPHAQCLSRLWEEVEKREDAKHFQDTTAQASFSLDMELDKQSRVQRNDYIQNDQDLLYDQMEKADHQMEKADDHKLDQEVMPEYYSFSSTSLDHTVWSDGSQSTEAGYNDSIMATKGSTELSDEPSDASMANATSANSTDCFSCLSNSFELADESGDRCEDLQKKQDSRYEQQIEQINVVSSKCGASVSVDQIIDACGDFRACFTSTCATEVGQIFQVKNIATDTDLLAVSHEKDTQTVQMATSEKNTITEVCMSDLDILTEEFIKLKETENELKQLRSRKASPSPGGDHCGRVCGCDCAQRVRRAELRLLALQFVMCQQHCWRRYFTSPLGESAHQGTEALPDSIAETLNTLQKDYHERRRLILAGTPLDDLKPLSVDSEKITTRGNYSPASVLEAHLDSFHSPGSTIAHGDRVDEESKEMSAPNTEVCQDTESAPDAAKGNGNKSNKEVFSHKNHGASTETTPDAMVGAIKDPNASEAWFDAEEELGSPNQDGKMEKQNEKRESKKGQLLFISRIPATPRQQLKN
- the rbm44 gene encoding RNA-binding protein 44 isoform X10: MSSNSSRYPKFYGASQCQNCRTSCPFGSKKCSRCGVHIAISEDKVCVSENEKQLELLPNSVKEELNVLTAKSDVTKQNINSGCMQSTLNTRPRQRYDERSPDAHPPSYSKGMCPHAQCLSRLWEEVEKREDAKHFQDTTAQASFSLDMELDKQSRVQRNDYIQNDQDLLYDQMEKADHQMEKADDHKLDQEVMPEYYSFSSTSLDHTVWSDGSQSTEAGYNDSIMATKGSTELSDEPSDASMANATSANSTDCFSCLSNSFELADESGDRCEDLQKKQDSRYEQQIEQINVVSSKCGASVSVDQIIDACGDFRACFTSTCATEVGQIFQVKNIATDTDLLAVSHEKDTQTVQMATSEKNTITEVCMSDLDILTEEFIKLKETENELKQLRSRKASPSPGGDHCGRVCGCDCAQRVRRAELRLLALQFVMCQQHCWRRYFTSPLGESAHQGTEALPDSIAETLNTLQKDYHERRRLILAGTPLDDLKPLSVDSEKITTRGNYSPASVLEAHLDSFHSPGSTIAHGDRVDEESKEMSAPNTEVCQDTESAPDAAKGNGNKSNKEVFSHKNHGASTETTPDAMVGAIKDPNASEAWFDAEEELGSPNQDGKMEKQNEKRESKKVFMYFFTGTDESKESSLLCITCLPLNVTEHEVLLWFEKYNATNVCISTFSNNMRAAIVYLKNPSDAKAAVEELNGHSLQGHTVQVVQLCRPALAEPTLSDQSCSTSETAGDGLGTKGVTYSLSHGGPRCSLDRLTNVCDSPTASGTCVPQHYATMGSFDTIMARLLERHPSVGRQRIVDALLELRAKHQGFLSGLPLRSIVDMTSELLSQASTPTCI